The proteins below come from a single Planctomycetota bacterium genomic window:
- the mutY gene encoding A/G-specific adenine glycosylase: protein MAPNGSKSKRVSAATSGVSASQRIDARWLASFRRQLMAWFRKHARDLPWRRTRDPYDVWVSEIMLQQTQVATVVGYYERFLARWPTVAALAAADESDVLRAWEGLGYYRRARQLHAAARQIVSQHGGAFPTDFDAVLALPGIGRYTAGAILSISGDARLPILEANTLRLLARLLALAAPVAQSDSQRRLWEFAEQLLPRREVGLFNQALMELGSLVCTPREPRCDECPVAALCPTRALGAQECIPVPAVKVVAERCREVAVVVKRGARWLVQQAPERGRWAGLWDFPCVPIDASAHWPHGDEVTELVRERWQLDVTDCHAVETMNYTVTRFRIARHVYRAHASSAATKLKANSRLRWVSRAELAALPLNITARRMADRLLVARKKRPAH from the coding sequence ATGGCCCCTAACGGTTCCAAGTCGAAGCGAGTCTCGGCCGCCACAAGCGGCGTGTCAGCGAGCCAACGCATCGACGCGCGCTGGCTGGCCTCCTTTCGCCGGCAGTTGATGGCCTGGTTCCGCAAGCACGCCCGCGACTTGCCCTGGCGGCGAACGCGCGACCCGTACGACGTGTGGGTCAGCGAGATCATGCTGCAACAGACCCAGGTGGCGACCGTCGTCGGCTACTACGAGCGGTTCCTGGCTCGCTGGCCCACGGTCGCGGCGCTGGCCGCGGCGGACGAAAGCGACGTGCTGCGAGCCTGGGAAGGGTTGGGCTATTACCGCCGTGCCCGACAACTGCACGCGGCGGCGCGACAAATCGTCTCGCAGCATGGCGGCGCGTTCCCGACCGACTTCGACGCCGTGCTGGCTTTGCCGGGCATCGGACGTTACACGGCCGGCGCGATTCTTTCCATTTCGGGGGACGCGCGGTTGCCGATCCTCGAAGCGAACACACTGCGATTGCTCGCCCGACTGTTGGCCCTCGCGGCCCCGGTGGCTCAGTCCGACAGCCAGCGCCGGCTGTGGGAGTTTGCCGAGCAACTGTTGCCGCGCCGCGAGGTGGGACTGTTCAACCAGGCGCTGATGGAGCTAGGGAGCCTGGTCTGCACGCCGCGCGAGCCGCGGTGCGATGAATGTCCCGTGGCGGCACTTTGTCCTACGCGGGCGCTCGGCGCGCAAGAGTGCATTCCTGTTCCGGCGGTCAAGGTCGTTGCCGAGCGATGCCGCGAAGTGGCCGTGGTGGTCAAACGCGGCGCGCGCTGGCTGGTGCAACAGGCCCCCGAGCGCGGACGTTGGGCAGGCTTGTGGGACTTTCCATGCGTGCCGATCGACGCCAGCGCCCACTGGCCGCATGGAGACGAGGTGACCGAGTTGGTGCGCGAGCGTTGGCAACTGGACGTGACCGATTGCCACGCGGTCGAAACGATGAACTACACGGTGACGCGATTCCGCATCGCGCGGCATGTCTATCGAGCTCATGCCAGTAGCGCCGCGACAAAACTGAAGGCCAATTCGCGTCTGAGGTGGGTCAGTCGAGCCGAGTTGGCCGCCCTGCCGCTAAACATTACGGCTCGGCGGATGGCCGATCGGCTGCTGGTCGCGAGGAAGAAGCGGCCGGCTCACTGA